The genomic stretch ataagGGACTACAATTGCAGAAGAAGAAGGTGTTAAGCATTTACTTTGCCTATAcaatctctacttcacaagataaAATGGACTATTAAGAACCAAaactatttgtcatccaacctattcaagtCATGTAactataaatgaagagaaaacacatatataagcttaatccaaagaGTCCCGATCCGGATTCTGATCAAAACTTCCATAGCccctgcttgatccaaaacttctgtggcctgtAAGAGGTGCTCAAtacccactatttcatgtgtggtgtgtggtccacttgagctttggatatgactaatgccctaaaacgagctggaaaaatagatccACGGTGTtgaaaatgcatacatcatggtggggacacaGATCGATATCCACTTGAGACTGTGATATACCTCAATTTgggtttcataccataaaatgaactagaaaaatagatggacggaatggatgaaacacatacatcatggtggggcccacagagcaccaaccattagccattggctagtggcagggaaagtagccaatccgtttccggacgGAGAAGCCCTCaccgtgcggcccaccttgatgtatttaaatCTAATCTATattctggcaaaacggatggacggcgtggatatagaataaatacgtcaaggtgggccccacgtatggtCCGCAACGTATGGGTGAGGCCGGGACCGCACCTAAACCTTCTTCTCCCTGAAGGCAGGGTGCAAAACACCGCGTGGGAGCAGCAGTCTATCGAGCACTAGATCGTAGTTCCTCCCCATCAAATACCTGCTCTTTGCAGGGCTCCCAACCTCGCTGTAtttccgcctctctctctctctctctctctctctctctctctctctctgtctctctctcgttGGATGGCGAAGAAGGTGGAGAGGGAGAGCGTCCCTCTCTCCAGATTCGGAGTCTTAGTCGCCCAGCTCGAATCGATAGTAGCTTccgcaccacagcagcctccagacGCCTTGCTCTGCTTCGATCTCCTCTCCGATCTCGTCTCCGTCATCGACGATGAACCGAAGGCCAGTACTTCTCTCAATTCCCTTTCCTTCTCCTCCTTCAGATCTAATCcccatctccaatctcaaccgtcCGTGCATTTCTTACTTCCAGTGACGGATctgatttcttgattttttttattaattattttttctacttaGTTGACGATTTAACTATATTGGCAACTAGATCATAGTAAAATCTTAGCATCTACGCAATGCTCCGGCCAAGCTTAGTGGCATTTTCCTTTTCTGGTACGGACTAGCATTCTattgtaggtgggccccactttactgCAGTGATCCAAATATCGATCTGTTCGTAGATTGTTTTATCACATTGACGATTATAACATAGTAAAAGATTAGTATATCCGCAATGCTCTGGCGTCATAGcggcattttttctttttttggtaagGGCTAGCAATTTGtgcaggtaggccccaccatacaGCAGTGCTCAAAATATCGATCTGgtttcttgatttttcttttttctttttgttacttaggccctgtttggtggCGACTTAAAAAttattccatctcattttagttaacagtaatctTGATAACCcattatttttatagattatgaTCTCTAATACCTATTTG from Magnolia sinica isolate HGM2019 chromosome 17, MsV1, whole genome shotgun sequence encodes the following:
- the LOC131230265 gene encoding protein SWEETIE-like; protein product: MAKKVERESVPLSRFGVLVAQLESIVASAPQQPPDALLCFDLLSDLVSVIDDEPKASTSLNSLSFSSFRSNPHLQSQPSVHFLLPVTDLIS